A stretch of Halomonas elongata DSM 2581 DNA encodes these proteins:
- a CDS encoding efflux transporter outer membrane subunit has product MTSPSRSVALLLAATLLSGCAMSSGLNAPSPELPAQWLNQQQASRAMVEHPRWWEQFGSDRLVAQALDANTDLLAAAARVEQADARLAQAGASLFPSLGLNAGASRNGTIGAGGSSESYEARLNASYEVDLWGALRNSRDAAKASLLASRFDRETVRLTVLASVVDTYLQVRYLEDSLALTEDNLRLAERLLDQVRAKVENGAVSPQDLAQQKTVVANARARLPDLRQQLRQSRYALAVLVGEMPQGFRVDGGELTALTLPDIQPGLPDQVLARRPDIAQAQASLMAADHQVAAARADYWPSITLTGSGGYSSSDLSSLLSGDALYNLALSLPQTLFDGGARQARIDQARAAWEEQRAGYTGTLLTALQEVDQALGNVQALADQQQYRDEAYRQAEEAYRIARIRYREGATELTDVLNAQSSFNSARQSRLDLLYDQYQSRVTLYRVLGEGGDSLVEGAPSPEVPGSA; this is encoded by the coding sequence ATGACTAGCCCATCCCGCAGCGTCGCCCTGTTGCTGGCGGCCACCCTGCTGTCCGGCTGCGCCATGAGCTCCGGACTGAACGCGCCGTCGCCTGAATTGCCCGCCCAGTGGCTCAACCAGCAGCAGGCCAGCCGCGCCATGGTCGAGCATCCCCGCTGGTGGGAGCAGTTCGGCAGCGACCGGTTGGTGGCCCAGGCGCTGGACGCCAATACCGACCTGCTCGCGGCAGCCGCCCGGGTGGAGCAGGCCGACGCCCGGCTCGCCCAGGCCGGCGCCTCGCTGTTTCCCTCCCTGGGGCTGAACGCCGGTGCCAGCCGCAACGGCACGATCGGCGCCGGTGGCTCCAGCGAGAGCTACGAGGCCAGGCTCAATGCCAGCTATGAGGTCGATCTCTGGGGGGCGCTGCGCAACAGCCGCGACGCCGCCAAGGCCTCGTTGCTGGCCAGCCGTTTCGACCGCGAGACGGTACGGCTCACGGTGCTCGCCAGCGTGGTCGATACCTATCTCCAGGTACGCTACCTGGAGGACAGCCTGGCGCTGACCGAGGACAATCTGCGGCTCGCCGAGCGCCTGCTGGATCAGGTTCGCGCCAAGGTGGAGAACGGTGCCGTCTCGCCCCAGGATCTGGCCCAGCAGAAGACCGTGGTCGCCAACGCCCGGGCCCGATTGCCCGACCTGCGCCAGCAGCTGCGCCAGAGTCGTTACGCCCTGGCCGTGCTGGTCGGCGAGATGCCGCAGGGCTTCCGGGTCGACGGCGGCGAGCTCACGGCGCTGACGCTTCCCGACATCCAGCCCGGCCTGCCGGACCAGGTGCTGGCTCGGCGCCCGGACATCGCCCAGGCCCAGGCCTCGCTGATGGCTGCCGACCACCAGGTGGCGGCGGCCCGGGCCGACTACTGGCCGTCGATCACCCTCACCGGCAGCGGCGGCTACAGCAGCAGCGACCTGTCATCGCTGCTCAGTGGCGATGCCCTCTACAACCTGGCCCTGTCGCTGCCCCAGACGCTGTTCGACGGTGGCGCCCGCCAGGCCCGGATCGATCAAGCCAGGGCCGCCTGGGAAGAACAGCGCGCCGGCTATACCGGCACCCTGCTGACCGCCCTGCAGGAAGTGGATCAGGCGCTCGGCAACGTCCAGGCGCTGGCGGACCAGCAACAGTATCGCGACGAGGCCTACCGCCAGGCGGAAGAGGCCTACCGGATCGCCCGGATACGCTATCGGGAGGGGGCGACGGAGCTTACCGACGTGCTGAACGCCCAGAGCAGCTTCAACAGCGCGCGCCAGAGCCGGTTGGACTTGCTCTACGACCAGTACCAGTCGCGTGTCACGCTCTATCGGGTGCTCGGCGAAGGCGGTGATTCACTCGTTGAGGGGGCGCCGAGCCCCGAGGTGCCGGGCTCGGCTTAG
- a CDS encoding MacB family efflux pump subunit produces the protein MALIELSGIRKHYPAGEQDVEVLHGIDLSIEAGEFMAIMGSSGSGKSTLMHLIGCLDQPSGGEYRFAGRLVTEMDHEQLAWLRREMFGFVFQSYHLVGTASAWENVALPAIYAGMPREERKQRAQRLLGELGLGERLEHLPNQLSGGQQQRVSIARALMNGGKVILADEPTGALDSVSGEAVMEQLRGLARQGHTVIVITHDAEVAAHADRVVEIHDGRVIDDRRHRPLHEDPTRVVAEPPAQSSLPDAAEVGEAVVMALRSLRANWLRTLLTLLGIVIGVGAVVVMLAIGEGAKQDVVARINDQGTNLLVIRPDRGQQRVADGVIATLVPEDAEALKQLPNVRTAVPEISGSVTARANGQDASTNVQAVTPDFTSLRDWRPAQGIFFGEQDQKAYAPVAVIGQTVKEKLFTDSDPLGQFVMLDSIPFQVIGVMSVQGATNWGEDQDDVVFVPLSTGTLRLFGQNYLRSITLAVDDVAHIDATEQAAVELLTQRHGQKDVRVFNMASLLDMVSQTQNTLTVLLGSIAAISLLVGGIGVMNIMLVSVTERIHEIGIRMATGARQRNILQQFLTEAVVVSALGGIIGVTVGLLVGGLLIWLGMAIVFSVPVMVAAFLCATLIGLLFGFAPALKAARLNPVEALSND, from the coding sequence ATGGCGCTGATCGAACTGAGCGGTATCCGCAAGCATTACCCGGCCGGCGAGCAGGACGTGGAAGTGCTGCACGGCATCGACCTGAGCATCGAGGCCGGTGAGTTCATGGCCATCATGGGCAGCTCGGGTTCCGGCAAATCCACGCTGATGCACCTGATCGGCTGCCTGGACCAGCCCAGCGGCGGCGAATACCGCTTCGCCGGCCGTCTGGTCACCGAGATGGACCACGAGCAGCTGGCCTGGTTGCGCCGCGAGATGTTCGGCTTCGTGTTCCAGAGTTATCACCTGGTCGGCACCGCCAGCGCCTGGGAGAACGTGGCCCTGCCCGCCATCTATGCCGGCATGCCCCGCGAGGAGCGCAAGCAGCGTGCCCAGCGGCTGCTCGGCGAGCTGGGCCTGGGCGAGCGCCTGGAGCACCTGCCCAACCAGCTCTCCGGCGGTCAGCAGCAGCGGGTTTCCATCGCCCGGGCGTTGATGAATGGCGGCAAGGTGATCCTCGCCGACGAGCCCACCGGGGCGCTGGACAGCGTCAGCGGCGAGGCGGTGATGGAGCAGTTGCGCGGGCTTGCGCGCCAGGGCCATACCGTCATCGTGATCACCCATGATGCCGAGGTGGCCGCCCACGCCGACCGTGTAGTGGAGATCCACGATGGCCGGGTGATTGATGACCGCCGCCATCGACCCCTTCACGAGGACCCGACCCGGGTCGTGGCCGAGCCTCCCGCACAGTCGAGCCTGCCCGATGCCGCCGAGGTGGGCGAGGCGGTCGTCATGGCCCTGCGCTCGCTGCGCGCCAACTGGCTGCGCACCCTGCTGACGCTGCTCGGCATCGTGATCGGTGTCGGCGCGGTGGTGGTGATGCTGGCGATCGGCGAGGGCGCCAAGCAGGATGTGGTGGCCCGCATCAACGACCAGGGCACCAACCTGCTGGTGATTCGACCGGACCGCGGCCAGCAGCGCGTGGCTGACGGCGTCATCGCCACCCTGGTGCCGGAAGACGCCGAGGCCCTCAAGCAGCTACCCAATGTGCGCACCGCCGTGCCGGAGATCTCCGGCAGCGTCACGGCGCGGGCCAACGGCCAGGACGCCTCGACCAACGTGCAGGCCGTGACCCCGGATTTCACCAGCCTGCGCGACTGGCGGCCGGCGCAGGGGATCTTCTTCGGCGAGCAGGACCAGAAGGCCTATGCGCCGGTGGCGGTGATCGGCCAGACGGTCAAGGAGAAACTGTTTACCGACAGCGACCCGCTGGGTCAGTTCGTGATGCTCGACAGCATCCCTTTCCAGGTGATCGGCGTGATGAGCGTCCAGGGGGCCACCAACTGGGGCGAGGACCAGGACGACGTGGTGTTCGTGCCGCTCTCCACCGGCACGCTGCGACTGTTCGGCCAGAACTACCTGCGTTCCATCACCCTGGCCGTGGACGACGTCGCGCATATCGATGCCACCGAGCAGGCCGCCGTGGAACTGCTCACCCAGCGCCACGGGCAGAAGGATGTGCGGGTCTTCAACATGGCCTCGCTGCTCGACATGGTCTCGCAGACCCAGAACACCCTGACCGTGCTGCTCGGCTCCATCGCCGCGATCTCGCTGCTGGTCGGCGGCATCGGGGTGATGAACATCATGCTGGTCAGCGTCACCGAGCGTATCCACGAGATCGGCATCCGCATGGCTACCGGTGCACGGCAGCGCAACATCCTGCAGCAGTTCCTGACCGAGGCGGTGGTGGTTTCCGCGCTTGGCGGCATCATCGGCGTCACCGTCGGTTTGCTGGTGGGCGGGCTGCTGATCTGGCTCGGCATGGCGATCGTCTTTTCCGTGCCGGTGATGGTGGCGGCCTTCCTGTGCGCCACGCTCATCGGCTTGCTGTTCGGTTTCGCCCCGGCGCTCAAGGCGGCGCGCCTGAATCCGGTGGAGGCATTGAGCAATGACTAG
- a CDS encoding efflux RND transporter periplasmic adaptor subunit → MPPWIRRRPKTALSLLIIIMAALAVGWHWGLASTPAVQWRTDPVTRGDVEEVVTALGTLEPQDYVDVGAQVSGQLTELYVDVGDSVEQGQLLAEIDASVQKSRVEAGQAELEALRAQREQRQAELELARQQYQRQQRLLDADATSDDAYQTARASFAVTQAQIAVLQAQIRQKEASVEGDRTTLGYARIYAPRAGTIVSLEAREGQTLNANQTTPTLMRIADLSTMTVSTQVSEADVDRLAPGMPVYFHTLGNDQVRYDSTLRQVLPTPEVVNNVVLYTAEFDVDNDDGRLMSGMTAQAFFVVQSAEDALSVPVAAVERTASGQAQVRVLDEQGRSQTREVTVGFDNRVRAVILDGLTEGDRVILGPATGQAAEGGGSGRRRGLL, encoded by the coding sequence ATGCCTCCCTGGATCCGCCGTCGCCCGAAAACGGCTCTTTCGTTACTGATCATCATCATGGCTGCGTTGGCGGTCGGTTGGCACTGGGGACTGGCCTCGACGCCGGCGGTGCAGTGGCGGACCGACCCGGTGACGCGCGGCGATGTGGAGGAGGTGGTCACGGCGTTGGGCACGCTGGAGCCCCAGGACTACGTGGACGTGGGCGCCCAGGTGTCCGGGCAGCTCACCGAGCTGTACGTCGATGTGGGCGACAGCGTGGAACAGGGCCAGTTGCTGGCGGAGATCGACGCCTCGGTACAAAAGAGCCGCGTGGAGGCCGGTCAGGCGGAACTGGAGGCCCTGCGCGCCCAGCGCGAGCAACGCCAGGCCGAACTGGAACTCGCACGCCAGCAGTATCAACGCCAGCAGCGCCTGCTCGATGCCGATGCCACCAGCGATGACGCCTATCAGACGGCCCGTGCCAGCTTCGCGGTGACCCAGGCACAGATCGCGGTGCTCCAGGCGCAGATCCGCCAGAAAGAGGCCAGTGTGGAAGGTGACCGCACTACCCTGGGCTACGCCAGGATCTACGCGCCTCGCGCCGGCACCATCGTCAGCCTCGAGGCCCGCGAGGGGCAGACGCTGAATGCCAACCAGACCACGCCGACGCTGATGCGTATCGCCGACCTGTCGACGATGACGGTGTCCACCCAGGTCTCCGAGGCGGACGTGGATCGCCTGGCGCCGGGCATGCCGGTCTACTTCCATACCCTCGGCAACGATCAGGTGCGCTACGACAGCACCCTGCGCCAGGTGCTGCCGACGCCGGAGGTGGTCAACAACGTGGTGCTCTACACCGCCGAGTTCGACGTCGACAACGACGACGGTCGGCTGATGTCCGGCATGACCGCCCAGGCCTTCTTCGTGGTGCAGTCGGCCGAGGACGCGCTGAGCGTACCGGTAGCCGCCGTCGAGCGCACGGCTTCCGGCCAGGCGCAAGTCCGGGTGCTCGACGAGCAGGGCCGGTCGCAGACCCGCGAGGTGACGGTCGGCTTCGACAACCGGGTGCGTGCCGTGATCCTCGATGGCCTCACGGAGGGCGACAGGGTGATCCTCGGCCCGGCGACCGGGCAGGCCGCCGAGGGCGGAGGCTCCGGGCGGCGTCGAGGACTGCTGTGA
- a CDS encoding heme biosynthesis HemY N-terminal domain-containing protein yields MRKLILIVVVGLAIGALLGQLIMSVPGYWLVRVGDTSFQTTFWFGLVLLFAAFVVLHFLLRLLMRLSRPVSRFKGWSSRSRNRSAMRRTVRGLVALAEGRWKRAEKALVKAADDSSTPLVNYLSAALAAHYQGRYEQADTLLKRAHLSTEGADTAVGMMQAQLMLDRQQYEEALAILTRLDRHLPNHPQVLKQLKQAYLSVSDWEGLRRLMPRLGAQQLISQEEREQLEQRAYRELIAQEAREAGDIEQVRTLWADMPDHLRGNVDLIVLYVEALVRGDQQAIAERLLRQSLKDHWDSRLILRYGLLEVDAARQLVVAEKWLQERPNDPDLLLTLGRLSLRNAYWGKAQEYFEASHRQRPSGVVCAELARLYASLGEHNKSQLYYRQSVELLDKSLPSLPQPTEPEDTLSRRAKQAS; encoded by the coding sequence ATGAGGAAGCTGATTCTGATCGTGGTCGTCGGCCTCGCGATCGGGGCGCTGCTCGGCCAGTTGATAATGTCGGTGCCCGGCTACTGGCTGGTACGGGTCGGTGACACCTCCTTCCAGACCACCTTCTGGTTCGGCCTGGTGCTGTTGTTCGCCGCCTTCGTGGTGCTGCATTTCTTGCTGCGGCTGCTCATGCGTCTTTCGCGACCGGTCAGCCGTTTCAAGGGCTGGAGCAGCCGGTCGCGCAATCGCAGCGCCATGCGGCGCACCGTGCGCGGTCTGGTCGCCCTGGCCGAAGGCCGCTGGAAGCGAGCCGAGAAGGCACTGGTCAAGGCTGCCGACGATTCCAGTACGCCGCTGGTCAACTATCTCTCCGCCGCCCTGGCGGCGCATTACCAGGGCCGCTATGAGCAGGCCGATACCCTGCTCAAGCGGGCCCACCTGAGTACCGAGGGTGCCGACACGGCGGTGGGCATGATGCAGGCCCAGTTGATGCTGGACCGCCAGCAGTACGAGGAAGCCCTGGCGATCCTGACCCGCCTGGATCGCCACCTGCCCAATCACCCGCAGGTGCTCAAGCAGCTCAAGCAGGCCTATCTCAGCGTCAGCGACTGGGAAGGCCTGCGGCGCCTGATGCCCCGCCTGGGCGCCCAGCAGCTGATTTCCCAGGAAGAGCGCGAACAGCTCGAGCAGCGCGCCTATCGCGAGTTGATCGCCCAGGAGGCGAGAGAGGCCGGGGATATCGAGCAGGTGCGTACCCTCTGGGCCGATATGCCCGACCACCTGCGCGGCAATGTCGACCTGATCGTGCTCTATGTCGAGGCCCTGGTGCGTGGCGACCAGCAGGCCATCGCCGAGCGCCTGCTGCGCCAGTCGCTCAAGGACCACTGGGATAGCCGCCTGATTCTGCGCTACGGGCTGCTCGAGGTCGACGCGGCACGCCAACTGGTGGTGGCCGAGAAGTGGCTGCAGGAGCGCCCCAATGATCCGGACCTGCTGCTGACCCTGGGGCGCCTGTCGTTGCGCAATGCCTACTGGGGCAAGGCGCAGGAGTACTTCGAGGCCAGTCATCGCCAGCGTCCCAGCGGCGTGGTCTGCGCGGAGCTGGCGCGGCTCTATGCCAGCCTGGGCGAGCACAACAAGAGCCAGCTCTATTATCGGCAGAGCGTCGAGCTGCTCGACAAGTCGCTTCCCTCGCTGCCGCAACCCACTGAACCGGAAGACACGCTGTCACGCAGGGCGAAACAGGCGTCCTGA
- a CDS encoding uroporphyrinogen-III C-methyltransferase, which produces MSKQSQDQDEQQAPSGEAQGGADAGITERQPEESAKTGGSSSRRSRRRGKSGGTSTSSAESGSASSAAAASDASSGDAEADKPDAVSGAASSSTRTDKSSGKVEKKADDKTSSSTATATTASGSASGSKSAADKSSTGSTSGKADTSKAASGKASSGTGKSGGSGSGSDGNGGDKRGKGGKAGVLALVLVILLAIAVGVFGWLGWQRLQAQQQRLAAVPEQPATEAQVNDLANRLKSAQSERESAAKSLRQEFETYRSDVDENLDKVLQQLSQEQQTDERDWLHAEAAYLLRLANQRLQLERDVEGAAALLRTADARLKEADNPALMPVRREIASELAALRSVPRVDRTGLFLTLNAQQEQIAGRPLAQDVEEITGDATIEEAPSGGWQQQLAKVGSELKDLVTVRKHDEALEALISPEQESYLRQSVRLVLEQVQLALLKEEQELYEASLDKALKLIRGYYDTDDSGVQGVLSQLEELKGQSIRPELPDISGSQQALQKFIENRFEAGGDGQGDEA; this is translated from the coding sequence ATGAGCAAGCAATCACAAGATCAGGATGAACAGCAAGCGCCCTCCGGCGAAGCCCAGGGCGGTGCCGATGCAGGGATCACGGAGCGCCAGCCGGAAGAGAGCGCCAAGACCGGAGGCTCATCGTCGCGTCGCTCGCGTCGACGCGGCAAGAGCGGTGGCACGTCCACGTCCTCTGCCGAGTCCGGTAGCGCATCCAGTGCTGCGGCCGCTTCCGATGCCTCTTCGGGTGACGCCGAAGCGGACAAGCCCGATGCCGTGAGCGGCGCCGCTTCTTCTTCGACCCGGACGGACAAGTCTTCGGGGAAGGTCGAGAAGAAGGCGGACGACAAGACGTCCAGCTCGACGGCGACCGCCACGACTGCCAGCGGCAGCGCCAGTGGGAGCAAAAGCGCGGCCGACAAGAGCTCGACCGGCTCGACAAGCGGCAAGGCCGACACGAGCAAGGCCGCGAGTGGCAAGGCGAGCTCGGGCACCGGAAAATCCGGCGGCAGCGGCAGCGGCAGCGATGGCAATGGCGGCGACAAGCGCGGCAAGGGAGGCAAGGCCGGGGTCCTGGCCCTGGTGCTGGTGATCCTGCTGGCGATCGCCGTCGGCGTGTTCGGCTGGCTGGGCTGGCAGCGGCTCCAGGCCCAGCAGCAGCGCCTGGCCGCGGTGCCCGAGCAGCCGGCCACCGAGGCGCAGGTGAACGATCTTGCGAATCGGCTGAAGAGCGCCCAAAGCGAGCGTGAATCGGCGGCGAAGTCGCTGCGCCAGGAATTCGAGACATACCGCAGCGATGTCGACGAGAACCTCGACAAGGTGCTCCAGCAGCTGTCACAGGAGCAGCAGACCGACGAGCGGGACTGGCTGCATGCCGAAGCCGCCTATCTGCTGCGCCTGGCCAACCAGCGCCTGCAACTGGAGCGGGATGTCGAAGGGGCTGCCGCGCTGCTGCGCACCGCCGATGCCCGGCTCAAGGAAGCCGACAATCCGGCGTTGATGCCGGTGCGTCGCGAGATCGCCTCGGAGCTGGCCGCATTGCGGTCGGTGCCGCGCGTCGATCGCACCGGCCTGTTCCTGACGCTCAATGCCCAGCAGGAGCAGATCGCCGGGCGCCCCCTGGCCCAGGATGTCGAGGAGATAACCGGCGACGCCACCATCGAGGAGGCGCCTTCCGGCGGCTGGCAGCAGCAACTGGCCAAGGTCGGCTCGGAGCTCAAGGACCTGGTCACGGTGCGCAAGCACGACGAGGCGCTGGAGGCCCTGATCTCGCCGGAGCAGGAATCCTACCTGCGCCAGAGCGTGCGCCTGGTCCTGGAACAGGTCCAGCTGGCGCTGCTCAAGGAAGAACAGGAGCTGTATGAAGCCAGCCTCGACAAGGCGCTGAAGCTGATTCGCGGCTACTACGATACCGATGACAGCGGTGTTCAGGGCGTCCTGTCGCAACTCGAGGAACTCAAGGGACAGAGCATTCGTCCTGAGCTGCCGGACATCAGCGGCTCGCAACAGGCGCTGCAGAAATTCATCGAGAACCGCTTCGAGGCGGGTGGCGACGGCCAGGGAGACGAGGCATGA
- a CDS encoding uroporphyrinogen-III synthase — protein sequence MVGAPVLICRPGARAAPLAEAIEAAGFAVECGEVMALEALPESQAMRSAWLDFDQFQRVVVTSPFAAECLAEALDRYWPQLPVGTEYYGVGPSTAAALHEALGVRVHVPPRGEEHSSEALLSLGSLQRLDGQRTLLVAGEGGRTLLAETLAERGARLTHLAVYRRRLLEPSPVLQRRLREGDYHALVVSSGEILEHLARWCSRTALDQPLIVSSHRLATLAGTLGFRVPVVASGATPAALAAAVARARDPEETDVDHDDLEKG from the coding sequence ATGGTGGGCGCGCCGGTCCTGATCTGTCGCCCGGGGGCACGTGCGGCACCGCTGGCCGAGGCCATCGAGGCTGCGGGCTTCGCCGTCGAGTGCGGCGAGGTGATGGCGCTGGAGGCGCTGCCCGAGAGCCAGGCGATGCGTTCCGCCTGGCTGGATTTCGATCAGTTCCAGCGAGTGGTAGTGACCAGCCCCTTCGCTGCCGAATGCCTGGCCGAGGCGCTGGACCGTTACTGGCCGCAACTCCCCGTGGGCACCGAGTATTACGGTGTGGGCCCGAGTACCGCCGCCGCCCTGCACGAAGCCCTGGGAGTGCGCGTGCATGTGCCGCCACGCGGCGAAGAACATTCCAGCGAGGCGTTGCTCTCGCTGGGGTCACTGCAGCGACTGGATGGGCAGCGTACCCTGTTGGTCGCCGGTGAGGGCGGGCGCACGCTGCTGGCCGAGACTCTGGCCGAGCGCGGCGCACGATTGACGCATCTGGCGGTCTATCGGCGGCGTCTGCTCGAGCCGTCGCCGGTGTTGCAGCGGCGGTTGCGGGAAGGCGACTATCATGCGTTGGTGGTGAGTAGCGGAGAAATCCTCGAACATCTGGCAAGATGGTGTTCACGTACCGCCTTGGACCAACCGTTAATCGTATCCAGTCACAGGTTGGCTACACTGGCCGGCACACTGGGGTTTCGTGTTCCCGTCGTGGCATCGGGAGCCACGCCTGCCGCACTCGCGGCCGCCGTGGCACGGGCCAGGGACCCGGAGGAGACCGATGTCGATCATGACGATCTCGAAAAGGGCTAG
- the hemC gene encoding hydroxymethylbilane synthase: MQTLRIATRKSQLAMWQAEHVRDRLMEVHPELTVELVALSTRGDQILDTPLAKVGGKGLFVKELEEAMLDGRADIAVHSMKDVPMQFPESLGLSVILAGAEPTDAFVSNQYASLDELPEGARIGTSSLRRGLQMRERRPDLEVLNLRGNVQTRLGKLDNGEFDAILLATAGLKRLGLEERITQELPPEICLPACGQGALGIECRMHDAELIGLLAPLDDPDTATRVRAERAMNTRLEGGCQVPIAGHAVFENDGQTLWLRALVGNPEGTEVLRAEGRGSIHEPEALGIRVAEELLDQGAGDILAEVYGAN; the protein is encoded by the coding sequence ATGCAGACGCTGCGTATCGCCACTCGCAAGAGTCAGTTGGCCATGTGGCAGGCCGAACACGTCCGCGACCGTTTGATGGAGGTCCACCCGGAACTGACGGTGGAGCTGGTGGCCCTGTCCACTCGCGGCGATCAGATTCTCGACACGCCGCTGGCCAAGGTGGGAGGCAAGGGGTTGTTCGTCAAGGAGCTCGAGGAAGCGATGCTCGATGGACGGGCTGACATCGCCGTGCATTCCATGAAAGACGTGCCCATGCAGTTCCCCGAAAGCCTCGGCCTGTCGGTGATCCTGGCGGGAGCCGAGCCCACCGATGCCTTCGTTTCCAATCAGTACGCCTCGCTCGACGAGTTGCCGGAGGGCGCCCGAATCGGCACCTCCAGCCTGCGGCGCGGCCTGCAGATGCGCGAGCGCCGCCCCGATCTGGAAGTGCTGAACCTGCGTGGCAACGTCCAGACCCGGCTCGGCAAGCTCGACAACGGCGAATTCGACGCCATCCTGCTGGCCACCGCCGGCCTCAAGCGACTGGGGCTCGAAGAGCGCATCACCCAGGAACTGCCGCCCGAGATCTGCCTGCCGGCCTGCGGGCAAGGCGCGCTGGGCATCGAGTGCCGCATGCACGATGCCGAGCTGATCGGCCTGCTGGCGCCGCTCGACGACCCGGACACCGCGACCCGTGTGCGCGCCGAACGGGCCATGAATACCCGCCTCGAGGGCGGCTGCCAGGTGCCGATCGCCGGCCATGCGGTGTTCGAGAACGATGGCCAGACGCTCTGGCTGCGGGCCCTGGTCGGCAATCCCGAGGGCACCGAGGTGCTGCGTGCCGAGGGGCGCGGTTCCATCCATGAACCCGAGGCTCTGGGTATTCGCGTGGCGGAAGAATTGCTCGACCAGGGCGCGGGAGACATCCTCGCCGAGGTCTACGGCGCCAACTGA
- the argH gene encoding argininosuccinate lyase has product MSSSPTSNSTNQSWGGRFSEPTDAFVARFTASVDFDRRLALHDIQGSRAHATMLARVGVLTEDERDAILGGLDEVAAEIEAGSFAWSVELEDVHMNIEARLTEKIGITGKKLHTGRSRNDQVATDIRLFLRDEIDTVAAELARLREGLIELADREAETIMPGFTHLQTAQPVTFGHHLLAWQEMLARDHERLLDCRKRVNVLPLGAAALAGTTYPIDRHVTAELLGFERPAENSLDAVSDRDFAIEFTSFASVLLMHLSRMSEELVLWTSAQFDFIDLPDRFCTGSSIMPQKKNPDVPELVRGKSGRVYGHLMSLLTLMKSQPLAYNKDNQEDKEPLFDTVTTVQDCLKAFADMVPAIEAKADNMFEAARKGFSTATDLADYLVRKGVAFRDAHEIVGQSVAHGLREGKDLSEMSLEELQGFSSSIGEDVFEVLTLEGSVAARQHIGGTAPDQVRAAAQRAREALEALGSRD; this is encoded by the coding sequence ATGAGCTCAAGCCCGACGAGCAACAGCACCAACCAGTCCTGGGGCGGCCGCTTCAGCGAGCCTACCGACGCCTTCGTCGCCCGCTTCACCGCCTCGGTCGACTTCGATCGTCGACTGGCCCTGCACGACATTCAGGGCTCGCGCGCCCATGCCACCATGCTCGCCCGGGTGGGCGTGCTCACCGAGGACGAGCGCGACGCCATCCTCGGCGGCCTCGACGAGGTCGCCGCCGAGATCGAGGCCGGCAGCTTCGCCTGGTCGGTGGAGCTCGAGGACGTGCACATGAACATCGAGGCACGCCTGACCGAGAAGATCGGCATCACCGGCAAGAAGCTGCACACCGGCCGCTCGCGCAACGACCAGGTGGCCACCGACATCCGCTTGTTCCTGCGCGACGAGATCGACACCGTGGCCGCCGAACTGGCCCGGCTGCGCGAAGGGCTGATCGAGCTGGCCGACCGTGAGGCCGAGACCATCATGCCCGGCTTCACCCACCTGCAGACCGCCCAGCCGGTGACCTTCGGCCATCACCTGCTGGCCTGGCAGGAAATGCTCGCCCGGGATCACGAACGCCTGCTCGACTGCCGCAAGCGCGTCAATGTGCTGCCGCTCGGGGCCGCCGCCCTGGCCGGCACCACCTATCCCATCGACCGCCACGTCACCGCCGAGCTGCTGGGCTTCGAGCGCCCCGCCGAGAACAGCCTCGACGCCGTGAGCGATCGTGACTTCGCCATCGAGTTCACGAGTTTCGCCAGCGTGCTGCTGATGCACCTGTCGCGGATGAGCGAGGAACTGGTGCTGTGGACCAGCGCCCAGTTCGACTTCATCGACCTGCCCGACCGCTTCTGCACCGGCTCGTCGATCATGCCGCAGAAGAAGAACCCCGATGTTCCGGAGCTGGTGCGCGGCAAGTCCGGCCGGGTCTACGGCCACCTGATGAGCCTGCTGACGCTGATGAAGTCGCAGCCGCTGGCCTACAACAAGGACAATCAGGAGGACAAGGAGCCGCTGTTCGACACCGTCACCACCGTGCAGGACTGCCTCAAGGCCTTCGCCGACATGGTGCCGGCCATCGAGGCCAAGGCGGACAACATGTTCGAAGCGGCTCGCAAGGGCTTCTCCACCGCCACCGATCTGGCCGACTACCTGGTACGCAAGGGCGTGGCCTTCCGCGACGCTCACGAGATCGTCGGTCAATCCGTGGCCCACGGCCTGCGCGAGGGCAAGGATCTCTCGGAGATGAGTCTCGAGGAACTGCAGGGCTTTTCCTCCTCGATCGGCGAGGACGTCTTCGAGGTCCTGACCCTGGAAGGCTCCGTGGCGGCCCGCCAGCACATCGGCGGCACCGCTCCGGATCAGGTCCGTGCCGCCGCCCAGCGGGCCCGCGAAGCGCTCGAGGCGCTGGGGAGCCGGGACTGA